One window of Cryobacterium arcticum genomic DNA carries:
- a CDS encoding acyltransferase, protein MAFSATADIDPTAEIAPGTMIWHLSQVREYARIGPGCILGRGSYIGPGVILGKNCKVQNFALVYEPALLEDGVFVGPAAVLTNDQFPRAVTVDGVRKTADDWDLVGVTVRTGASIGARAVCIAPLTIGRWATIAAGAVVTKDVPDFALMVGVPARQVGWVGRSGVPLRATGADTFTCPATGEQYREHEGKLTLL, encoded by the coding sequence ATGGCGTTCTCGGCCACCGCCGACATCGACCCGACGGCCGAGATAGCTCCCGGTACCATGATCTGGCATCTGAGCCAGGTACGTGAGTACGCCAGGATCGGCCCGGGCTGCATCCTCGGCCGCGGTTCGTACATCGGGCCGGGTGTGATTCTGGGCAAGAACTGCAAAGTGCAAAACTTCGCGCTGGTCTACGAGCCCGCGCTACTTGAGGACGGCGTCTTCGTCGGCCCAGCCGCCGTCCTCACCAACGACCAGTTCCCTCGGGCGGTAACCGTCGACGGTGTCAGAAAGACCGCAGACGACTGGGATCTCGTCGGTGTCACGGTGCGCACCGGGGCATCCATCGGCGCCCGGGCCGTCTGCATCGCGCCCCTCACCATCGGACGCTGGGCCACCATCGCCGCCGGCGCCGTAGTCACCAAGGACGTGCCTGATTTCGCCCTCATGGTCGGTGTGCCTGCCCGGCAGGTCGGCTGGGTCGGCCGGAGCGGCGTACCGCTGCGGGCGACCGGGGCCGACACGTTCACCTGCCCGGCCACCGGGGAACAGTACCGCGAACACGAAGGGAAACTGACGCTCCTATGA
- a CDS encoding glycosyltransferase family 4 protein translates to MIHATAQPTKQRAPRVLIIVQNLPVPLDRRVWLECQALSAQGYSVSVICPKGPHDPARQVIDGIAIYKYLPPPEAKGALGFVVEFVYCWLRTALLSTRVWRERGFDVIQACNPPDTYWALAWLWKRMGVRFVFDHHDLNPELFLSRFGRPRSALARAQFNGLLWLERMTFRVADHVISTNASYRSIALRRGKVAPERVTVVRSGPDTTVMRPKNPASEIRRHAGPLLAYLGIMGPQDGVDQVLTLTDELVNVRGRTNLRVVIMGFGDCLEALQGQCTAAGLDPYVTFTGRVGPDTIGEILSAADIGLGPDLNTPLNNLSTMNKTMEYMAFALPSVSFDLAETRLSGGDAAIYVPSGDISAFADEVEALLDDPVRRAALGRAARQRAERVLDWQAQAQAYVGAMDQVLGRRQDPAAADAWPFTPRVVTDRADAVDLQDSTAFDRFLVTRGRPGHGAPDRVATTTVLE, encoded by the coding sequence ATGATCCATGCAACTGCACAACCGACGAAACAGCGCGCACCCCGCGTGCTGATCATCGTTCAGAACCTTCCTGTGCCCCTCGACCGCCGAGTCTGGCTGGAATGCCAGGCGCTCAGTGCTCAGGGCTACTCGGTGTCGGTGATCTGCCCCAAGGGGCCGCATGACCCGGCCCGGCAGGTCATCGACGGCATCGCCATCTACAAGTACCTGCCCCCGCCCGAAGCGAAGGGAGCACTCGGCTTCGTCGTCGAGTTCGTCTACTGCTGGCTGCGCACGGCGTTGCTGTCCACCAGGGTCTGGCGAGAGCGCGGCTTCGACGTGATCCAGGCCTGCAATCCTCCGGACACGTATTGGGCCCTCGCCTGGCTGTGGAAGCGGATGGGCGTGCGTTTCGTGTTCGACCACCACGACCTGAATCCTGAGCTGTTCCTCTCCAGGTTCGGCCGCCCGCGTTCGGCTCTGGCCCGCGCCCAATTCAACGGCCTGCTCTGGCTGGAGCGGATGACGTTCCGTGTCGCCGACCATGTGATCTCCACAAATGCCTCGTATCGGTCGATCGCGTTGCGGCGGGGCAAGGTGGCTCCGGAGCGGGTCACTGTGGTGCGCAGCGGCCCGGATACAACGGTCATGCGCCCGAAGAACCCGGCTTCTGAGATCCGCAGGCACGCCGGCCCGCTGCTGGCGTATCTGGGCATCATGGGCCCACAGGACGGCGTCGACCAAGTCCTCACCCTCACGGACGAGCTGGTGAATGTGCGCGGCCGAACCAACCTGCGCGTGGTGATCATGGGCTTCGGTGACTGCCTCGAGGCCCTGCAGGGGCAGTGCACCGCCGCCGGCCTCGACCCGTACGTCACGTTCACCGGTCGGGTCGGACCTGACACCATCGGCGAGATCCTCAGTGCGGCCGACATAGGTCTCGGCCCTGACCTCAACACTCCCCTGAACAACCTGTCCACGATGAACAAGACGATGGAATACATGGCGTTCGCCCTCCCCTCCGTGTCTTTCGACCTTGCCGAGACCCGCTTGTCCGGCGGCGATGCGGCGATCTACGTGCCCTCAGGCGACATCTCGGCGTTCGCCGACGAGGTGGAAGCGCTGTTGGACGACCCCGTGCGACGGGCGGCCCTCGGCCGGGCGGCCAGGCAACGTGCCGAACGGGTGCTCGACTGGCAGGCTCAGGCACAGGCGTATGTCGGCGCGATGGACCAGGTGCTCGGCCGCCGCCAGGACCCCGCCGCGGCGGATGCGTGGCCGTTCACCCCCAGGGTGGTCACCGACCGAGCCGATGCCGTCGACCTGCAGGACTCGACCGCATTCGACCGCTTCCTGGTCACCCGCGGCCGCCCCGGGCACGGCGCCCCGGACCGCGTGGCCACGACGACGGTGTTGGAGTAG
- the asnB gene encoding asparagine synthase (glutamine-hydrolyzing) — protein sequence MCGIAGIQRFDGAPVDPRVLAAMARTLAHRGPDDHGVWRQGSTGLAHTRLSIIDLAGSRQPMASATGRWVISFNGEIFNYRALRADLSYPFHTNGDTEVILAGVSRHGIGFVDSLVGQFAFALHDRDTGTTHLVRDRLGVLPLYYAHTPGQLVFGSEIKALFPAMGVQPEVDPASLDSYLAGRSVPAPDTLFAGINKLPAGHRAEVTRDGRVTVTRYWWPSAEDPPGQWTPESAVAAVDEGVTTAVKSALVADVPVGAYLSGGVDSSLIVAKAAELQPGHRVRTFAAGFGDPRTDEFRWARQVSQHVGTDHQEVLVRAADFESLWSELTYHRDAPVSEPADIAVFRLAQAARQSVRVVLSGEGGDELFAGYPKYALARSVATVGRLPAPIRAGVAGMLDHRLPDRMSRARIALRAAAAGTPSERHRTWFAPFTSSERQELLGGPPDTRRTRALPEGDVIRQMLLADLDGWLPDNLLERGDRMSMAASLELRPPLLDHRLVELAFRLPSALKVRHGVTKWVLKEVARRYLPTEIVDRKKAGFRVPLRDWFRSDLRDSMWDRLTGTDSFVAQTFDRRAVRALLERHESGRFNEESRIWTLMSLEVWHETFFGTATTPGLSAVSNRVGQP from the coding sequence ATGTGTGGCATTGCGGGCATCCAACGGTTCGACGGCGCTCCCGTCGATCCGCGCGTCCTTGCGGCGATGGCGCGGACGCTGGCGCACCGTGGCCCGGACGACCACGGCGTCTGGCGTCAGGGCTCAACCGGACTGGCCCACACCAGGCTGTCCATCATCGACCTTGCCGGCTCACGGCAGCCGATGGCCAGCGCCACGGGGCGCTGGGTGATCAGCTTCAACGGCGAGATCTTCAACTACCGAGCTCTCCGCGCCGATCTGAGCTATCCGTTCCACACCAATGGAGACACCGAGGTCATCCTGGCCGGGGTGAGCCGACACGGTATCGGTTTCGTCGACTCCCTCGTCGGCCAGTTTGCCTTCGCCCTGCATGACCGGGACACCGGCACCACCCACCTGGTTCGGGACCGCCTGGGAGTACTCCCCCTCTATTACGCTCACACCCCGGGGCAGCTGGTCTTCGGGTCTGAGATCAAAGCGCTCTTCCCGGCGATGGGTGTACAGCCCGAGGTGGACCCGGCCAGTCTGGACAGCTACCTTGCCGGCCGGTCGGTCCCAGCGCCGGACACTCTGTTCGCCGGGATCAACAAACTGCCGGCCGGGCACCGCGCCGAGGTCACCCGGGACGGTCGCGTGACCGTGACCAGATACTGGTGGCCGTCCGCGGAGGACCCACCGGGCCAGTGGACGCCGGAATCGGCCGTCGCGGCGGTCGACGAGGGCGTCACAACGGCCGTCAAATCCGCACTGGTTGCGGACGTGCCCGTCGGCGCCTACCTCAGCGGCGGGGTCGACAGCAGCCTGATCGTGGCCAAGGCCGCCGAGTTGCAGCCCGGCCACCGCGTACGCACATTCGCGGCCGGCTTCGGCGACCCCCGCACCGACGAGTTCCGCTGGGCACGACAGGTGAGTCAGCACGTCGGCACCGACCACCAGGAGGTTCTCGTTCGGGCCGCTGATTTCGAGTCACTGTGGTCCGAACTCACCTACCACCGGGATGCTCCGGTGTCCGAGCCCGCCGACATCGCGGTCTTCCGGCTGGCCCAGGCCGCACGGCAATCCGTGCGCGTGGTCCTGTCCGGGGAAGGCGGCGACGAGCTCTTCGCCGGCTACCCGAAGTATGCGCTGGCCCGCAGTGTGGCCACGGTGGGGCGGCTCCCCGCGCCAATTCGGGCCGGGGTCGCCGGCATGCTCGACCATCGGCTGCCCGATCGGATGTCCCGAGCCCGGATCGCGCTCCGTGCCGCTGCAGCCGGCACGCCCTCGGAGCGTCACCGCACCTGGTTCGCGCCATTCACCTCCTCCGAACGCCAGGAGCTACTCGGCGGCCCGCCGGACACCAGACGGACCAGGGCGCTCCCGGAGGGCGATGTCATCCGCCAGATGCTGCTCGCCGACCTCGACGGGTGGCTGCCGGACAACCTACTTGAACGCGGTGACCGCATGTCCATGGCCGCTTCCCTGGAGTTGAGGCCGCCGCTCCTTGACCATCGTCTGGTCGAGCTGGCTTTCCGGCTGCCGTCGGCGCTGAAGGTGAGGCACGGTGTGACCAAGTGGGTGCTCAAGGAGGTGGCCCGTCGCTATCTGCCGACCGAGATCGTCGACCGGAAGAAGGCGGGCTTCCGGGTGCCGCTGCGCGATTGGTTCCGGTCGGACCTGCGCGACTCCATGTGGGACAGACTGACCGGAACGGACTCGTTCGTCGCGCAGACCTTCGACCGCCGGGCGGTGCGAGCCCTGCTGGAACGGCACGAAAGCGGCCGGTTCAACGAGGAGAGCCGCATCTGGACGCTCATGAGCCTGGAGGTGTGGCACGAGACGTTCTTCGGCACGGCGACAACGCCAGGACTCTCGGCGGTCTCCAACAGGGTCGGACAACCGTGA
- a CDS encoding glycosyltransferase family 2 protein — protein sequence MTDTASTASDSAGSPTPVLDCAIILVAYDSDEDIPRLLDSLPAAAADLSYAVLIVDNKAATSRITALVGQRPRVTVIDAGGNLGYSGGLNVGLAHAPAAEATLFLNPDLVLGPGSIVALLRESRSNGAAVPVVLDTSGRRQLSLRREPTLGRALGDALFGDRWPRRPGWLSETVRQPKDYLAGHDAQWATGAALMVQNHLISAVGGWDAERYFLYSEETDYCRRIRATGASIRFCPAAQVTHAGGGSGSSPALDALLQVNKVRYFRKWHGGAATGSLTVALFWAVAVLHGLLRPHNPGARLALRALMSPRARATLPARSSLAIDAPVESDAGDGRLQPDSDRSPADPDPVANVIIAAYNEEAVIGRTLAALGDLAPAGRIRVIVVCNGCTDRTAAIARGFNGVRVVELDQASKVLALRAGDLLAGPGPRIYLDADVVMTCRAVRDTARLLEGDVTPAARPPVHFDSTAASWPMRRWYVVRAQLPTISSRLWGAGAYALSESGRARFGEFPELVSDDTFIDALFADNEITIVPTEPVAVRIPRTTADLMKIMRRSYRTQSEVIASAGRPTFSAGQRGQVRDLVALLVRHPTALVDVALYVTIVALARVLAARARYTTWERDESSRV from the coding sequence GTGACGGATACTGCGAGTACGGCCTCGGACTCGGCCGGCTCTCCCACACCCGTCCTCGACTGCGCGATCATCCTGGTCGCCTATGACAGCGATGAGGACATCCCTCGGCTCCTCGACTCCCTGCCCGCCGCCGCCGCGGACCTCAGCTACGCGGTCTTGATTGTGGACAACAAGGCCGCTACGAGCCGCATTACCGCCCTCGTCGGCCAGCGTCCTCGGGTCACCGTGATCGACGCTGGTGGAAATCTCGGGTACTCCGGCGGCCTCAATGTGGGACTCGCGCACGCGCCCGCGGCAGAGGCAACGCTCTTCCTCAACCCTGATCTCGTGCTCGGGCCGGGTTCGATCGTCGCCCTCCTGCGCGAGTCGCGGTCGAATGGGGCGGCTGTCCCCGTCGTCTTGGACACGAGCGGTCGACGACAGCTGTCCCTACGGCGGGAACCCACACTGGGCCGCGCCCTGGGGGACGCCCTCTTCGGGGATCGCTGGCCCCGACGCCCTGGCTGGCTTTCTGAAACGGTGCGGCAGCCAAAGGACTACCTGGCGGGGCACGACGCGCAGTGGGCCACCGGGGCCGCACTCATGGTTCAGAACCATCTCATTTCGGCCGTCGGCGGATGGGATGCGGAGCGTTACTTCCTCTACTCGGAGGAGACCGACTACTGTCGCAGGATTCGGGCGACGGGAGCGTCAATACGCTTCTGTCCCGCTGCGCAGGTCACTCATGCCGGGGGCGGGTCCGGCAGTTCGCCGGCCTTGGACGCACTGCTCCAGGTCAACAAGGTCCGGTACTTTCGCAAGTGGCACGGCGGAGCGGCCACCGGGAGCCTGACGGTGGCCTTGTTCTGGGCCGTCGCTGTGCTGCACGGACTGCTTCGGCCACATAACCCGGGCGCCCGCCTCGCGCTCCGGGCGCTCATGTCCCCTCGCGCCAGAGCCACATTGCCCGCTCGCTCGTCACTGGCAATCGATGCACCGGTCGAATCCGATGCAGGTGACGGACGGCTGCAGCCGGATAGCGACAGGTCGCCCGCCGACCCAGACCCCGTCGCCAACGTCATCATTGCGGCCTACAACGAGGAGGCAGTGATCGGCCGCACTCTCGCGGCGCTCGGCGACCTGGCCCCGGCCGGGCGGATACGCGTCATTGTGGTCTGCAACGGCTGTACGGATCGAACCGCGGCAATCGCCCGCGGGTTCAATGGAGTGAGGGTCGTGGAGCTCGATCAGGCCTCGAAAGTGCTGGCGCTGAGGGCGGGTGATCTGCTCGCGGGACCTGGTCCGCGCATCTACCTTGATGCCGACGTCGTGATGACGTGCCGTGCGGTGCGGGACACTGCACGCCTACTCGAAGGCGACGTCACGCCGGCGGCCCGACCGCCAGTGCATTTCGACTCGACCGCCGCGAGCTGGCCGATGAGGCGTTGGTACGTCGTGCGCGCCCAGCTGCCGACGATCTCCAGCCGCCTCTGGGGTGCGGGCGCCTACGCCCTGTCGGAGTCCGGTCGTGCCCGATTCGGCGAGTTTCCCGAGCTGGTGTCGGACGATACCTTCATCGATGCTCTCTTTGCAGACAACGAGATCACGATAGTGCCGACAGAGCCGGTCGCTGTGCGCATCCCTCGCACAACGGCGGACCTGATGAAGATCATGCGGCGCTCATACCGCACCCAGTCCGAAGTCATCGCCTCGGCCGGCCGGCCCACATTCTCC